A stretch of DNA from Oculatellaceae cyanobacterium:
AAATATCCGATCATGTTGAACTATCTGCTTACTCTCGTTTTGTGCAATGTGATCTGTTAATGAAGCCAATAATACCCAAAACACGACTTTTTTTAGTTGGCTGTCCTCGTTCTGGTACAACTTTACTACAAAGTTTATTAGTTGCTCACCCAGAAATACTATCATTTCCTGAATCACATTTTTTTCGTAGCCTCTTAGAATACCGAACACCTTGGCGGATCAAGCTAAAAATAGCTTCATCTAAA
This window harbors:
- a CDS encoding sulfotransferase; the encoded protein is MKPIIPKTRLFLVGCPRSGTTLLQSLLVAHPEILSFPESHFFRSLLEYRTPWRIKLKIASSKTKPRLKQFLKESGYEEMQRHIPQIG